One segment of Mycolicibacterium sp. YH-1 DNA contains the following:
- a CDS encoding PAS domain-containing protein: MTHDWLLVETLGAEPAVVAQGSLTKNLIPISAFLRRDPHLMAIQSAIGETVRAGNGLSSITPKNDLVIRTEVVQMTDGRIHGVHVWSGPPDLEPQERIVPGALKWDLTNRIATDTAESLCNSGMNPTVEATQGRAFAEDLPTRDLNPSETRVLAVAINPKPGRTFCSTWDVTDYEGNPIAVGFVARVLLESDGGPERMICRAMNWRAVRDRSTIVPHDLAQRILNGLAEPGVHRAIVDLRSWTLLKWLDEPCPFYDWRSRADGEPLAHPDDNDQVSAMVADFDRGPVSSVLRLRANGGGWTPVHVTVHRVELEDEVFGGLLSLREPTDAELAEYEGRAKPRRSGRLTLKGRTTRT; encoded by the coding sequence ATGACCCACGACTGGCTCCTCGTGGAGACGCTGGGCGCCGAGCCCGCGGTGGTCGCGCAGGGCAGTCTGACCAAGAACTTGATCCCGATCAGCGCCTTCCTGCGACGAGATCCCCATCTGATGGCGATCCAGTCGGCGATCGGCGAAACCGTCCGGGCAGGCAATGGACTCAGCAGCATCACCCCCAAGAACGACCTCGTGATTCGCACGGAGGTCGTGCAGATGACCGACGGCCGGATACACGGTGTCCATGTGTGGTCCGGCCCGCCAGACCTCGAGCCGCAGGAGCGCATTGTGCCGGGTGCCCTGAAGTGGGATCTGACCAACAGAATCGCCACGGACACAGCCGAATCGCTGTGCAACAGCGGGATGAACCCGACGGTCGAGGCCACCCAGGGCCGGGCCTTCGCCGAGGATCTGCCCACCCGCGACCTCAACCCGAGTGAGACTCGGGTCCTCGCGGTGGCGATCAACCCCAAACCCGGCCGGACGTTCTGCAGCACCTGGGATGTCACCGATTATGAGGGCAACCCGATCGCGGTGGGGTTCGTCGCGCGAGTCCTGTTGGAGAGCGACGGCGGACCCGAACGCATGATCTGCCGCGCGATGAACTGGCGTGCGGTCCGTGATCGGTCCACCATCGTCCCGCACGACCTGGCGCAGCGAATCCTCAACGGGCTGGCCGAGCCCGGAGTGCATCGTGCGATCGTCGACCTGAGGTCCTGGACACTGCTGAAGTGGCTCGACGAGCCGTGCCCGTTCTACGACTGGCGCAGCCGCGCCGACGGCGAGCCGCTTGCCCACCCCGATGACAACGACCAGGTGTCCGCCATGGTCGCGGACTTCGACAGAGGGCCGGTGTCCAGCGTGCTGCGGCTGCGCGCCAACGGCGGCGGGTGGACACCCGTGCACGTCACCGTGCACCGCGTCGAGCTCGAGGACGAGGTGTTCGGTGGTCTGCTCTCACTGCGCGAACCCACCGATGCCGAACTCGCCGAGTACGAGGGCCGCGCCAAACCCCGGCGTTCCGGGCGCCTGACGCTCAAGGGCAGGACCACGCGCACCTAG